In a single window of the Bradyrhizobium sp. ORS 285 genome:
- a CDS encoding conjugal transfer protein TraD — MELGGLVVKAGIVDLTGDDRATIFGALLWVAEKLKGDHSERARALWTAMGRQSFKIEVTMRRRSVR; from the coding sequence ATCGAACTGGGAGGCCTTGTCGTCAAAGCCGGTATCGTGGATCTCACCGGCGACGACCGCGCCACCATTTTTGGTGCATTGCTCTGGGTAGCCGAAAAGCTGAAGGGCGATCACAGCGAACGAGCGCGAGCGCTGTGGACCGCAATGGGTAGGCAATCATTTAAAATAGAAGTTACAATGCGGAGACGCTCAGTTCGTTGA
- a CDS encoding conjugal transfer protein TraD, with product MRKPRDFDADLKALEDKARGLKTRKVRQLGELVIATGADALTAEELAGALIVLAETKEAGKKEAWAKRGAAFFQSLGRRIAPATDRNMGGASAQPSGPQPAPIRKGAT from the coding sequence ATGCGCAAACCACGAGACTTTGATGCAGACCTGAAGGCACTCGAAGACAAGGCGCGCGGCCTTAAAACTCGCAAAGTGCGCCAGCTCGGCGAATTGGTAATCGCGACTGGGGCCGACGCACTCACTGCGGAAGAACTGGCTGGCGCGCTGATCGTGCTGGCAGAGACGAAAGAGGCCGGAAAGAAGGAGGCGTGGGCCAAGCGCGGGGCCGCATTCTTTCAAAGTCTGGGGCGGCGAATTGCACCAGCAACTGACCGCAACATGGGCGGCGCTTCTGCGCAACCGAGCGGCCCTCAACCGGCACCGATCCGCAAGGGCGCGACATGA
- the traA gene encoding Ti-type conjugative transfer relaxase TraA, whose translation MAIYHLHVKVIGRKAGSSAVASAAYRSGSRLRDERLGREQDFSGKRGVVHSEVMLPENAPETWSDRERLWNDVESFEVRKDAQLAREVEFALPRELSEAQGIELSRDFVRTEFVGLGMIADLNVHWDRAEDGLPKPHAHVMLTMRSVDENGFGQKARDWNRTEIVERWRERWAELANERLSELDIDARIDHRSLEAQGIALEPQSQIGAPAKRIELRGIAGEPFGADRAEIHREIAHNNGARIIADPTIGLDAITQQQSTFTRRDLVKFAHRHSDGLDQFNEVVGAMQGAPDLVELGKDARGEDRFTSRGMIEAEQRLHRAAEVMADRERHEVRDAYREAALARAEARGLVLSSEQTEALAHVTGGRDLSVVVGHAGTGKSAMLDVARDAWEAAGFEVRGVALSGIAAENLQSGSGIASRTIASLEHGWEQGRDLLKSSDVLVIDEAGMVGTRQLERVLSHAAEAGAKVALVGDPQQLQAIEAGAAFRSIYERHGGAEIGEVRRQREDWQRDATRDLATGKVGHALEAYRAQGMVHEAESRDLARGDLIDHWDRDRQASPDRSRIILTHTNDEVRILNEAARERMRAAGDLGDEVGVTVERGARNFASGDRVMFLQNERGLGVKNGTLGTIEQVSTQSIAVQTDDGRSVRFNLKDYNRIDHGYAATIHKAQGMTVDRVHVLATPGMDAHSSYVALSRHRDEVELHYGRDDFANADRLTRALSRDRAKDMASDYEHVDPLQSYAERRGITFRDRMAEIVRKIVSEKLRDILDGLRSPADVAGLDIGQRPERATPERESSDPAAERRGAEVLARNVAQDPEADARRIRTRALVRHARAVDAIFAAQETGGTASREQVRELQEARRAFEELRPFGSHDAEAAYRKNPELAREAAGGQVSRAVRALQLESELRTDPSRRADRFVERWQKLDRASRRQYEAGDMSGYKATRSAMGEMAKGLERDPQLESILAGRKNDLGIAFESGRRLGQDLAFVHGIDLGRGRGLGI comes from the coding sequence ATGGCGATCTATCATCTTCACGTCAAGGTCATTGGCCGTAAGGCCGGGAGCAGCGCGGTGGCATCGGCGGCCTACCGCTCAGGCTCGCGCCTGCGCGACGAGCGGCTTGGCCGTGAGCAGGATTTTTCTGGAAAGCGCGGGGTCGTCCATTCCGAGGTGATGCTGCCGGAGAATGCGCCTGAGACCTGGAGCGACCGCGAGCGGCTCTGGAACGATGTCGAATCGTTCGAAGTGCGCAAGGACGCCCAGTTGGCCCGGGAGGTCGAGTTCGCCCTTCCGCGCGAGCTGAGTGAGGCGCAAGGCATCGAGCTATCCCGCGACTTCGTTCGGACTGAGTTCGTGGGTCTGGGCATGATTGCCGACCTCAATGTGCATTGGGATAGGGCCGAGGACGGACTGCCCAAGCCCCACGCTCATGTCATGTTGACGATGCGCTCGGTCGACGAGAACGGCTTTGGCCAGAAGGCGCGCGATTGGAATCGCACGGAGATCGTCGAGCGCTGGCGCGAACGCTGGGCGGAGCTTGCCAACGAGCGGCTGTCCGAACTCGACATCGACGCCAGGATCGACCATCGCAGTCTGGAAGCCCAAGGCATTGCGCTGGAACCACAAAGCCAGATCGGCGCACCCGCCAAACGGATCGAGCTTCGGGGCATTGCAGGCGAACCGTTCGGGGCCGACCGCGCCGAGATACACCGCGAGATCGCGCACAACAATGGCGCGCGGATCATCGCCGATCCGACCATTGGGCTGGACGCCATCACCCAGCAGCAATCGACCTTCACACGTCGCGACCTGGTAAAGTTCGCGCACCGGCACAGTGACGGGCTCGATCAGTTCAATGAAGTGGTGGGCGCAATGCAGGGAGCGCCCGATCTGGTCGAACTCGGCAAGGACGCCCGCGGCGAGGACCGGTTCACCAGCCGCGGAATGATCGAGGCAGAACAGCGGCTGCACCGGGCTGCTGAAGTGATGGCGGACCGGGAACGCCACGAGGTGCGAGATGCGTATCGCGAAGCCGCTTTGGCGCGCGCGGAAGCACGCGGCCTGGTGCTGTCGTCCGAGCAGACTGAGGCGCTGGCGCATGTCACGGGCGGGCGCGATCTCAGCGTCGTGGTGGGCCACGCCGGGACGGGAAAGAGTGCGATGCTGGACGTGGCGCGAGACGCGTGGGAAGCGGCGGGCTTTGAGGTCCGGGGCGTGGCACTGTCCGGCATTGCAGCGGAAAACCTTCAAAGCGGATCGGGCATTGCGTCGCGCACGATTGCCAGCCTAGAGCATGGCTGGGAACAGGGCCGTGATCTGCTCAAATCGAGCGATGTGCTTGTCATCGACGAGGCGGGGATGGTCGGCACGCGGCAGCTGGAGCGCGTGCTGTCCCATGCCGCCGAGGCTGGGGCCAAGGTGGCGCTCGTCGGCGATCCGCAACAGCTGCAGGCGATCGAAGCGGGAGCGGCATTCCGGTCGATTTATGAGCGTCACGGCGGCGCCGAGATCGGTGAAGTGCGCCGTCAGCGGGAGGATTGGCAGCGCGACGCCACACGCGATCTGGCGACTGGCAAGGTGGGCCACGCGCTTGAAGCGTACCGCGCCCAGGGCATGGTGCATGAGGCCGAGAGTCGCGACTTGGCGCGCGGCGATCTGATCGATCACTGGGATCGCGACCGGCAGGCATCACCGGATCGGAGCCGGATCATCCTGACGCACACGAACGACGAAGTCCGCATCCTGAACGAGGCAGCGCGCGAGCGGATGCGGGCAGCGGGCGATCTCGGCGACGAGGTGGGGGTGACGGTCGAGCGCGGCGCGAGAAACTTTGCCAGCGGGGATCGGGTGATGTTCCTGCAGAACGAGCGCGGCCTTGGCGTCAAGAACGGCACGCTCGGGACCATCGAGCAGGTCAGCACGCAGTCCATAGCCGTGCAGACCGACGATGGCCGATCCGTGCGCTTCAATCTGAAGGATTACAACCGGATCGACCATGGCTATGCCGCGACGATCCACAAGGCGCAGGGCATGACGGTCGACCGCGTCCATGTCCTAGCGACGCCCGGCATGGACGCCCACAGCAGCTATGTCGCCCTGTCGCGGCATCGCGACGAGGTGGAGCTGCACTATGGCCGCGACGATTTTGCCAATGCAGACCGGCTTACCCGGGCCCTGTCGCGCGACCGCGCCAAGGACATGGCCTCGGATTACGAGCACGTCGATCCGCTCCAGAGCTACGCCGAGCGGCGTGGGATCACCTTCCGCGATCGCATGGCCGAGATCGTGCGCAAGATTGTGTCCGAGAAGCTGCGCGACATCCTTGACGGCCTGCGCTCTCCGGCTGATGTCGCCGGACTGGATATTGGACAGAGACCGGAACGGGCAACGCCGGAAAGGGAAAGCAGCGATCCCGCAGCCGAGCGGCGCGGAGCCGAAGTCCTGGCAAGGAACGTGGCGCAAGATCCCGAAGCGGACGCACGTCGCATCCGGACACGGGCGCTGGTGCGCCATGCCCGCGCGGTAGATGCGATCTTCGCGGCGCAGGAGACGGGCGGCACAGCGAGCCGCGAGCAGGTGAGAGAGCTGCAAGAGGCGCGTCGAGCCTTCGAGGAGTTGCGCCCCTTTGGCTCGCACGACGCCGAGGCCGCTTACAGGAAGAACCCGGAGCTGGCTCGCGAGGCGGCCGGTGGTCAGGTCAGCCGGGCTGTGCGCGCGCTCCAGCTCGAAAGCGAACTGCGCACCGATCCGAGCCGCCGCGCCGACCGCTTCGTGGAGCGTTGGCAGAAGCTCGACCGTGCCAGCCGGCGCCAGTATGAAGCCGGCGACATGTCCGGCTACAAGGCCACGCGGTCCGCGATGGGCGAAATGGCGAAAGGCCTCGAACGCGACCCGCAGTTGGAATCTATCCTCGCCGGCCGCAAGAACGATCTTGGCATTGCATTCGAATCAGGCCGCCGGCTCGGCCAGGATCTAGCCTTCGTCCATGGGATCGATCTCGGCAGAGGCCGAGGCCTTGGAATTTGA
- a CDS encoding AlpA family transcriptional regulator yields the protein MREPDRIIRMKTVLARTGLSRSTIYRKIAEGTFPAQLKISSNGTGWHESDINRWIADPVGWRAEGRFEEAPVSSISDPSTGRRT from the coding sequence ATGCGCGAACCAGACCGTATCATCAGGATGAAAACCGTCCTCGCCAGGACCGGGCTGTCCCGGTCCACAATCTACCGCAAGATCGCCGAGGGCACGTTCCCGGCCCAGCTCAAGATCAGCAGCAACGGAACCGGTTGGCATGAATCCGATATCAACCGATGGATCGCAGATCCAGTCGGATGGCGTGCGGAAGGCCGATTCGAGGAAGCCCCGGTGAGCTCGATTTCCGATCCTTCAACCGGCCGCAGAACGTAA
- a CDS encoding recombinase family protein, with translation MRVALYARYSSDNQRDASIEDQFRICKERAARENWTIVASYKDAGISGASMILRPGIQALLEDAQSRAFDMVLAEALDRISRDQADVATLFKHLRFAGVPIVTLAEGEITELHVGLKGTMNALFLKDLAAKTHRGLRGRVEGGKSGGGLCYGYRVIKKLDERGDRIRGDREIDPVEADVIRRIFRDFVSGMSPRAIAIKLNAEGVAGPETKLWNDTTIRGHLKRGTGIINNELYLGRLIWNKLRYVKDPSTGKRISRLNPESEWIVTDVPHLRIVENELWQAVKAKQKEIAEKFVNVTAAVREHHSNKRINSARRPKSLFSGLVFCGQCDGPCSLRGADRFVCSAHVSNGSCPNGSTLKRSELEQRVLEGLKDRLLAPDVVAEAMRAYAEELNRLNRERRASGDSWRTELAKVEKQIQEIVEAVKEGLFQRSMIAAMDALEARKEELTVLLAEAPADTPDMLPSASQLYAKKVAHLTEALNRPQDRAEAAQALRGLIDRIVLRPGAKRGQIDATLYGELGTVLSWTAAQRDKGAKTKTPTAEAAAGVSVSVVAGIGFEPMTFRL, from the coding sequence ATGCGCGTTGCTCTCTACGCTCGATACTCGTCCGACAATCAGCGCGACGCCTCGATTGAGGATCAATTCCGCATCTGTAAAGAGCGCGCCGCGCGAGAGAACTGGACCATCGTTGCGTCATACAAGGATGCAGGCATCTCCGGCGCCAGCATGATCCTCCGCCCCGGCATCCAGGCGCTACTAGAAGACGCTCAGAGCCGCGCGTTCGATATGGTGCTCGCTGAAGCACTCGACCGTATCAGCCGGGATCAGGCAGATGTCGCGACCCTGTTCAAGCATTTGCGCTTTGCCGGCGTGCCAATTGTTACGCTGGCGGAAGGGGAAATCACCGAGCTTCACGTTGGCTTGAAGGGGACGATGAATGCCCTCTTCCTGAAGGATCTTGCTGCAAAGACGCATCGCGGCCTCCGTGGGCGGGTCGAGGGAGGCAAGTCTGGTGGAGGGCTGTGCTACGGTTACCGTGTGATCAAGAAGCTGGACGAGCGAGGCGACCGCATCAGGGGCGACCGGGAGATCGATCCGGTCGAGGCCGACGTGATCAGGCGTATCTTTCGCGACTTTGTATCCGGCATGAGCCCACGGGCGATCGCGATCAAACTCAATGCTGAAGGTGTCGCGGGTCCTGAGACAAAGCTGTGGAACGACACAACCATCCGCGGCCACCTCAAGCGCGGCACGGGGATCATCAATAACGAGCTCTACTTGGGCCGCCTGATCTGGAACAAGCTGCGCTACGTCAAGGATCCATCGACCGGCAAGCGCATCTCGCGTCTCAATCCAGAGTCCGAGTGGATCGTCACCGATGTCCCACATCTCCGCATCGTTGAAAATGAGCTGTGGCAGGCGGTGAAGGCAAAGCAAAAGGAGATTGCCGAGAAATTTGTCAACGTGACAGCAGCCGTTCGCGAGCACCATTCGAACAAGCGCATCAACAGTGCACGAAGACCAAAATCGCTGTTCTCGGGGCTCGTCTTTTGCGGCCAGTGTGACGGGCCCTGTTCACTGCGCGGGGCTGATCGCTTCGTCTGCTCGGCTCATGTGAGCAACGGATCCTGCCCGAATGGCAGCACGCTGAAGCGGAGTGAACTCGAGCAGCGCGTCCTGGAGGGGCTGAAAGACCGGCTGCTGGCGCCGGACGTCGTTGCCGAAGCCATGCGCGCCTACGCCGAAGAGCTGAACCGGCTGAACCGCGAGCGACGCGCCAGCGGTGATTCCTGGCGCACCGAACTGGCGAAGGTCGAAAAGCAGATCCAAGAAATCGTCGAGGCGGTCAAGGAGGGGCTGTTTCAACGCTCGATGATCGCAGCGATGGACGCACTGGAGGCCCGCAAGGAAGAGCTCACGGTCCTGCTTGCCGAGGCCCCCGCCGACACCCCTGACATGTTGCCGAGCGCCTCGCAGCTTTACGCCAAGAAGGTCGCGCACCTCACTGAGGCCTTGAACCGTCCGCAAGACCGGGCCGAAGCCGCCCAGGCTCTGCGTGGCCTGATCGACCGCATCGTGCTCCGGCCGGGCGCCAAGCGGGGCCAGATCGACGCTACGCTTTATGGGGAACTCGGTACCGTCCTCAGTTGGACAGCAGCCCAAAGGGACAAGGGGGCAAAAACCAAAACTCCCACAGCCGAGGCGGCTGCGGGAGTGTCGGTCTCAGTGGTTGCGGGGATAGGATTTGAACCTATGACCTTCAGGTTATGA
- a CDS encoding coniferyl aldehyde dehydrogenase produces the protein MDHSLKSPPVTALDDTFHAMIEASRGTSPPDLAARQDSLRRLRGMLADNERRLEQAISADFGHRCAFETTIAETLFLQTELKHTLKMLPRWMAPRRIATSLQFFPARNRLIPQPLGVVGIIAPWNYPLQLTLAPAIGAIAAGNRVLIKPSELTPHFSALLRELIAAAFDPIELSVTGIEDGVAQAFAALPFDHLVFTGSTRVGRIVAEAAGRNLTPVTLELGGKSPTIVDVSADIDEAAERIAYAKLLNAGQTCIAPDYVFVPEARRDAFAGRLHGHMLRMFGTNPANGDYTSIISDRHYQRLEGLLRDAIARGAKPLSVTSPEDPAWKKLRKFPPTVVVGATAEMAIMQEEIFGPLLPVLTYRDAHEVIRFINAHDRPLALYWFGKDETARENVLARTLSGGVTINDCLLHFAQMNQPMGGVGASGIGHYHGEWGFDSFSKLKPVFYRSPFNRMKDLYPPYGASIAWIEKLLRFLS, from the coding sequence ATGGACCACTCCCTGAAGAGCCCCCCGGTCACCGCGCTCGACGACACCTTTCACGCCATGATCGAGGCCTCGCGCGGCACGTCGCCGCCGGACTTGGCTGCGCGGCAGGACAGCCTGAGGCGGCTAAGGGGCATGCTGGCCGACAACGAGAGGCGCCTGGAGCAGGCGATCTCAGCGGATTTCGGCCATCGCTGCGCCTTCGAGACCACCATCGCCGAAACGCTGTTCCTGCAGACCGAGCTGAAGCACACATTGAAGATGCTGCCGCGCTGGATGGCGCCGCGGCGGATCGCGACCTCGCTGCAGTTCTTCCCCGCGCGCAACCGGCTGATCCCGCAACCACTCGGCGTTGTCGGCATCATCGCGCCCTGGAACTATCCGCTGCAGCTGACGCTCGCGCCAGCGATCGGCGCCATCGCAGCCGGCAATCGCGTGCTGATCAAGCCGAGCGAGCTGACGCCGCATTTCTCGGCGCTGCTGCGGGAGCTGATCGCTGCGGCATTCGACCCAATCGAGCTGTCCGTCACCGGCATCGAGGATGGTGTCGCGCAAGCGTTCGCCGCGCTGCCGTTCGATCACCTCGTCTTCACCGGATCGACGCGCGTCGGCCGCATCGTGGCTGAAGCTGCGGGGCGCAATCTGACGCCTGTCACGCTCGAGCTCGGCGGCAAGTCGCCGACCATCGTCGACGTCTCCGCCGATATCGACGAGGCCGCCGAGCGCATCGCCTATGCCAAGCTGCTCAATGCGGGACAGACCTGCATCGCACCCGACTATGTGTTCGTGCCGGAAGCGCGGCGTGACGCCTTCGCCGGCAGGCTCCACGGCCACATGCTCAGGATGTTCGGCACCAACCCCGCCAATGGCGACTACACCTCGATCATCTCCGACCGGCACTATCAGCGGCTCGAAGGCCTGCTGCGCGATGCGATCGCGCGCGGCGCCAAGCCGTTGAGCGTAACGAGTCCCGAAGATCCCGCCTGGAAGAAGCTGCGGAAATTCCCGCCGACCGTCGTGGTCGGCGCGACCGCCGAGATGGCGATCATGCAGGAGGAGATCTTCGGCCCCTTGCTCCCGGTCCTGACCTATCGCGATGCCCACGAGGTGATCCGCTTCATCAACGCCCACGACCGGCCGCTGGCGCTGTACTGGTTCGGCAAAGACGAGACGGCGCGCGAGAACGTGCTGGCGCGCACCCTATCCGGCGGTGTCACCATCAATGACTGCCTGCTGCATTTCGCGCAGATGAACCAGCCGATGGGCGGCGTCGGCGCGTCCGGCATCGGCCACTATCACGGCGAATGGGGCTTCGACAGCTTCAGCAAGCTCAAGCCGGTGTTTTATCGCTCGCCCTTCAACCGCATGAAGGATCTCTATCCGCCCTACGGCGCCAGCATCGCCTGGATCGAGAAGCTGCTGCGGTTTCTGAGCTAA
- a CDS encoding GMC family oxidoreductase, translating to MAEEVDFIVVGGGSGGATVAGRLSEDPGTSVMLLDAGGRNDNWIVTTPYMLFLMVAGPVNNWSFTTVPQPGLNGRIGYQPRGRGLGGSSAINAMVYIRGHRADYDQWAALGNPGWSYDDVLPYFKRAENNAEFNGEYHGQSGPLPVNRLRTGNPVHEIFLQAAREAQFPIREDFNAETQEGLGLYQVTQQNGERWSAARAYIQPHLGTRSNLRVETSAHASLILFDGKRAVGVKVRQGKEVKEIRCRREVILASGAFQTPQLLMLSGVGDAAALAKHGIASVHHLPGVGQNLQDHPDFIFAYTSDNPNFSSLSPKGIRRLLAGLGQYRRERRGVLTSNFAECGGFLKSDPNLDIPDIQLHFGMAITDDHGRKRHGNGFSCHFCLLRPKSRGTVALRSADPLASPLIDPNFLGEEEDVEAMVAGYKTTRRLMETPAMRSLATRDLFTADVRTDDDIRSILRARVDTVYHPVGTCKMGVDDPLAVVDPQLRVHGLSGLRIVDASIMPTLIGGNTNAPTIMIGEKAADMIRGEMRAN from the coding sequence GTGGCGGAGGAAGTCGATTTCATCGTCGTGGGTGGCGGCAGTGGCGGGGCGACGGTCGCGGGGCGGCTGTCCGAGGATCCGGGCACGTCGGTGATGCTGCTCGATGCCGGCGGACGCAACGACAATTGGATCGTCACCACGCCGTACATGCTGTTCCTGATGGTCGCAGGACCCGTCAACAATTGGTCGTTCACGACCGTGCCGCAGCCAGGCCTCAACGGCCGCATCGGCTATCAGCCGCGCGGCCGCGGGCTCGGCGGCTCATCGGCAATCAACGCGATGGTCTACATCCGCGGCCACCGCGCCGACTATGACCAATGGGCCGCGCTCGGCAATCCCGGCTGGTCGTATGACGACGTCCTGCCCTATTTCAAACGCGCCGAGAACAACGCCGAGTTCAACGGCGAGTATCACGGCCAGTCCGGACCGCTGCCGGTCAACCGGCTGCGGACCGGCAATCCCGTGCACGAGATCTTCCTGCAGGCGGCGCGCGAGGCGCAGTTTCCGATCCGCGAGGACTTCAACGCCGAGACCCAGGAAGGGCTCGGGCTCTATCAGGTGACTCAGCAGAACGGCGAACGCTGGAGCGCGGCGCGGGCGTATATCCAGCCGCATCTCGGCACACGCAGCAATCTGCGCGTCGAGACCTCGGCGCACGCCTCGCTGATCCTGTTCGACGGCAAGCGTGCCGTCGGCGTGAAGGTTCGCCAGGGCAAGGAGGTCAAGGAGATCCGATGCCGGCGCGAGGTGATCCTGGCTTCCGGCGCGTTCCAGACGCCGCAGTTGCTCATGCTCTCAGGGGTCGGTGATGCGGCTGCGCTGGCCAAGCATGGCATTGCCAGCGTGCATCATCTGCCGGGCGTCGGCCAGAACCTGCAGGACCATCCGGACTTCATCTTCGCCTACACCTCCGACAATCCGAACTTCTCGTCGCTGTCGCCGAAGGGCATCCGCAGGCTGCTCGCTGGTCTCGGTCAATACCGGCGCGAGCGCCGCGGGGTGCTGACCTCGAACTTCGCCGAATGCGGCGGCTTCCTGAAGAGCGATCCCAACCTCGACATCCCCGACATCCAGCTGCATTTCGGCATGGCCATCACCGACGATCACGGCCGCAAGCGCCACGGCAACGGCTTCTCCTGTCACTTCTGCCTGCTTCGGCCGAAGAGCCGCGGCACGGTGGCGCTCAGAAGCGCCGATCCGCTAGCCTCGCCGCTGATCGATCCGAACTTCCTCGGCGAGGAGGAGGACGTCGAGGCGATGGTCGCCGGCTACAAGACCACGCGGCGGCTGATGGAGACGCCGGCGATGCGCAGCCTCGCCACGCGCGACCTGTTCACCGCGGACGTCAGGACCGACGACGACATCCGCAGCATCCTGCGCGCCCGCGTCGACACAGTTTATCACCCCGTCGGCACCTGCAAGATGGGCGTGGATGATCCGCTCGCCGTCGTCGATCCACAGCTCCGCGTGCACGGCCTGTCGGGCTTGCGCATCGTCGACGCCTCGATCATGCCGACCTTGATCGGGGGCAACACCAACGCGCCGACGATCATGATCGGCGAGAAGGCGGCGGACATGATCCGGGGCGAGATGCGCGCCAATTAG
- a CDS encoding SDR family NAD(P)-dependent oxidoreductase, which yields MSGLFDVTGQVILITGASQGLGRQFARVLSAHGAAVALAARQTGKLKALEEEIKAKGGRASAVEMDVTSNASIARGLDAAEAALGPVTVLINNAGIAVEKLAVEQSEADWDAVIGANLKGAYFAATEVARRMIARKSGGNIINIASVLGFSVVKFISPYAISKAGVVQATKALALELAANNIRVNALAPGYIDTDINHDVWQTPAGEKLIKRIPQRRVGHESDLDGAIMLLASNASRYMTGSVVTVDGGFLLT from the coding sequence ATGTCCGGCCTGTTCGACGTCACTGGGCAAGTGATTCTGATCACCGGCGCGAGCCAGGGGCTCGGCCGGCAATTCGCCCGCGTGCTGTCCGCCCACGGCGCCGCGGTCGCGCTCGCCGCGCGGCAGACCGGTAAGCTCAAGGCGCTGGAGGAGGAGATCAAGGCCAAGGGCGGCCGCGCCTCCGCGGTCGAGATGGACGTGACAAGTAATGCCTCGATCGCACGGGGCCTTGATGCCGCAGAAGCCGCGCTCGGACCGGTGACGGTGCTGATCAACAATGCCGGCATCGCGGTCGAGAAGCTCGCGGTCGAGCAGAGCGAGGCCGATTGGGACGCCGTGATCGGCGCCAATCTGAAGGGCGCCTATTTCGCAGCGACCGAAGTCGCGCGCCGCATGATCGCGCGCAAGAGCGGCGGCAACATCATCAACATCGCCTCCGTGCTCGGTTTCAGCGTGGTGAAGTTCATCTCGCCTTATGCGATCTCCAAGGCCGGCGTGGTGCAGGCGACCAAGGCGCTGGCGCTGGAACTCGCCGCCAACAACATCCGCGTGAATGCGCTGGCGCCGGGCTATATCGACACCGACATCAACCATGACGTCTGGCAGACGCCGGCCGGCGAGAAGCTGATCAAGCGCATCCCGCAGCGGCGCGTCGGCCATGAGAGCGATCTCGACGGCGCCATCATGCTGCTGGCGTCGAACGCGTCGCGCTACATGACCGGCAGCGTGGTCACGGTCGATGGCGGTTTCCTACTGACCTAA
- a CDS encoding CvpA family protein has product MNPFDLAACIALMVAVYSGFATGLLRSAITILAYLLAMPLAMGAVAAMSPQLQDAHGAPLAQNWLQFFAAFVVIGVALGKIGRIMLDEAIGSEAGFGDRLAGALLGAIRVGMVATTLVLVFDRIVPPERQPRFLEGSRLRPILSLAGAKGFRSLPPEVAGLIDRLKQERRI; this is encoded by the coding sequence ATGAATCCTTTCGACCTCGCCGCTTGTATTGCCCTGATGGTCGCCGTCTACAGCGGCTTCGCCACTGGACTGCTGCGCAGTGCGATCACGATCCTCGCCTATCTGCTCGCGATGCCGCTTGCGATGGGAGCGGTGGCGGCCATGAGCCCACAGCTTCAGGATGCGCACGGCGCGCCGCTGGCGCAGAACTGGCTGCAATTCTTCGCGGCCTTCGTGGTCATCGGCGTCGCGCTGGGCAAGATCGGGCGCATCATGCTGGACGAGGCGATCGGTTCCGAAGCCGGCTTTGGCGATCGCCTGGCCGGCGCGCTGCTGGGCGCGATCAGGGTCGGCATGGTCGCCACCACGCTCGTCCTGGTGTTCGACCGGATCGTCCCGCCGGAGCGCCAACCGCGCTTTCTTGAGGGCTCACGGCTGCGACCGATCCTTTCGCTTGCAGGCGCCAAAGGCTTCCGCTCGCTGCCGCCGGAGGTCGCGGGTCTGATCGATCGGCTGAAGCAGGAACGGCGCATCTGA
- a CDS encoding SDR family oxidoreductase — protein sequence MDLGIKGRRAIVCASSKGLGRACAIALANEGVHVTITARGAEALAKTAAEIRAANPGITVTEVAGDITTPEGRAAVLQACPDPDILINNAGGPPPGDFRNWTRDDWIKAIDANMLTPIELIKAVVDGMMARKFGRIVNITSAAVKAPIDILGLSNGARAGLTGFVAGLSRKTVINNVTINALLPGPFETDRLRSTAKGEAEKRGVTPEQILADRAKTNPAGRFGDPEEFGVACAFLCGAKAGYITGQNILLDGGAFPGTL from the coding sequence GTGGATCTCGGGATCAAGGGCCGCCGCGCCATCGTCTGCGCCTCCAGCAAGGGATTGGGCCGCGCCTGCGCCATCGCGCTCGCCAATGAGGGCGTGCATGTGACGATTACCGCCCGCGGCGCCGAGGCGCTGGCCAAGACCGCGGCGGAGATCCGCGCCGCCAATCCTGGCATCACCGTGACCGAGGTCGCCGGCGACATCACCACGCCCGAGGGCCGCGCCGCCGTGCTCCAGGCCTGCCCGGATCCGGACATCCTGATCAACAATGCCGGCGGCCCACCGCCCGGCGATTTCCGCAACTGGACCCGCGACGACTGGATCAAGGCGATCGATGCGAACATGCTGACGCCGATCGAGCTGATCAAGGCTGTCGTCGACGGCATGATGGCGCGCAAGTTCGGCCGCATCGTCAACATCACCTCGGCCGCGGTGAAGGCGCCGATCGACATTCTCGGCCTCTCCAACGGCGCCCGCGCCGGCCTCACCGGCTTCGTCGCCGGCCTCTCGCGCAAGACCGTGATCAACAACGTCACGATCAACGCGCTGCTGCCGGGCCCGTTCGAGACCGACCGGCTGCGCTCCACCGCCAAGGGCGAAGCCGAGAAGCGCGGTGTCACGCCGGAGCAGATCCTCGCCGACCGCGCCAAGACCAACCCCGCCGGCCGCTTCGGCGATCCCGAAGAGTTCGGCGTGGCCTGCGCGTTCCTGTGCGGCGCGAAGGCGGGCTATATCACCGGGCAGAACATCCTGCTGGATGGTGGTGCGTTTCCGGGGACGCTGTAA